The following proteins come from a genomic window of Paenibacillus swuensis:
- a CDS encoding GatB/YqeY domain-containing protein, with protein MSLSERLNGDMKQAMRDQDKFKLSVIRMIRSNIKNQEIDLKRDLNDDEVLDILAREIKQRKDSLQEFDKAGREDLATQVKAEIEIIGQYLPQQLTEEEITAIVQQTIQEVGASSKADMGKVMSALMPKTKGRADGKLVNQAVQQFLQ; from the coding sequence ATGAGCTTAAGCGAACGATTGAACGGCGATATGAAGCAGGCGATGAGGGACCAAGACAAGTTTAAACTCTCCGTCATTCGGATGATTCGTTCTAATATCAAGAATCAAGAAATTGATCTCAAGAGAGATTTGAACGACGACGAAGTGCTTGATATTCTTGCTCGTGAAATCAAACAGCGTAAAGATTCCCTCCAAGAGTTTGACAAAGCGGGTCGCGAGGATCTCGCCACCCAGGTTAAAGCAGAAATCGAAATTATCGGGCAATACCTTCCGCAGCAGCTGACAGAAGAAGAAATCACAGCGATTGTACAGCAGACCATCCAGGAAGTCGGTGCTTCTTCGAAAGCTGATATGGGGAAAGTCATGAGCGCATTAATGCCTAAAACCAAAGGGCGTGCTGACGGAAAGCTAGTGAATCAAGCCGTTCAGCAGTTTCTGCAATAA
- a CDS encoding NfeD family protein produces the protein MDGKPGLSRFIVWVFLLQWIAALGAGTAGAEGNHGKGTTEIWVIPVQQGIESGLSQFVNRGLEKAEADGASHVILEMDTLGGRVDAAEFMGKSIRDSNVPVTVFVKGKAASAGSYLALNADRIVMAPGSTIGAAALVDGSGERVKDSKTISFWSGMMRSAAELNGRNGDIAAGMVDESAEVAMPEIKRTKKAGQIISLSAEEARKVGYSDHTAVDLKAVVSWLTPEGAAVKHVAPTWAEKVASWVTHPVVMTLLLILGLAGIAIELLVPGFGAPGIIGILSFGLYFFGHYIAGFAGVEEVLLFIVGIVLLASELFVPSFGILGILGIVSLISGVIMAAYDSDNALLSLGVATIVAAVIVTVFVRYFKHRGIWHKFILRDELTTDQGYVPADAKEDLLYHSGESITPLRPAGMVDIGGRRVDVVTEGEFIGSGKNVKVIRIEGTRVIVRETKE, from the coding sequence ATGGATGGAAAGCCTGGCTTAAGCAGGTTCATCGTATGGGTATTCCTGCTTCAATGGATAGCGGCTCTCGGGGCCGGGACAGCTGGAGCAGAAGGTAATCATGGGAAAGGAACAACCGAGATCTGGGTAATTCCTGTCCAACAAGGCATCGAATCGGGTTTAAGCCAATTCGTGAATCGGGGTTTAGAGAAAGCGGAGGCCGACGGAGCGTCTCATGTCATACTAGAAATGGATACGTTAGGCGGTCGTGTGGATGCCGCGGAATTCATGGGAAAGAGTATTCGTGACAGTAACGTGCCGGTGACCGTGTTCGTGAAGGGGAAAGCGGCATCAGCCGGAAGTTATCTCGCGCTGAATGCGGATCGCATCGTGATGGCCCCGGGCAGCACGATTGGCGCTGCAGCATTAGTTGACGGCTCCGGAGAGCGAGTCAAGGATTCAAAGACCATATCGTTCTGGTCAGGCATGATGAGAAGCGCCGCGGAACTGAACGGCAGGAACGGGGATATCGCCGCGGGTATGGTCGATGAGAGCGCGGAAGTGGCGATGCCGGAAATCAAGCGAACGAAAAAGGCGGGGCAGATCATCTCGCTATCCGCTGAAGAAGCGCGTAAGGTGGGCTATTCCGATCACACCGCAGTGGATTTGAAGGCCGTTGTAAGTTGGTTAACTCCGGAAGGGGCGGCCGTTAAGCATGTCGCTCCAACATGGGCCGAGAAGGTGGCTTCGTGGGTAACTCACCCCGTGGTGATGACCTTGCTCCTGATACTTGGACTCGCGGGCATTGCCATTGAACTGCTTGTTCCGGGTTTTGGCGCACCGGGTATCATCGGAATTCTGTCTTTCGGACTTTACTTTTTCGGTCATTATATTGCGGGATTCGCGGGGGTGGAAGAGGTGTTGCTCTTTATCGTCGGGATTGTGCTTTTGGCCAGTGAACTCTTCGTTCCAAGCTTCGGGATCCTAGGCATTCTGGGCATTGTCAGTCTAATCAGCGGCGTCATCATGGCCGCCTATGACTCTGACAATGCATTGCTTTCACTTGGTGTCGCAACGATCGTCGCAGCTGTCATAGTTACTGTGTTCGTACGTTATTTCAAGCATCGAGGCATATGGCACAAATTCATATTGCGTGATGAACTCACGACAGATCAAGGGTATGTGCCGGCTGACGCGAAAGAAGACTTGTTATACCACAGCGGCGAAAGCATTACTCCGCTGAGACCCGCGGGTATGGTAGATATTGGCGGACGACGGGTGGACGTGGTGACAGAAGGCGAGTTTATCGGCTCAGGCAAGAACGTAAAGGTTATCCGTATTGAAGGCACGAGAGTGATTGTCAGAGAAACGAAAGAATAA
- the floA gene encoding flotillin-like protein FloA (flotillin-like protein involved in membrane lipid rafts) — translation MELDPMVSILLIVVVAVVVLSIFLSFFPIMLWISALASGVPVGIITLVAMRLRRVVPSRIVNPLIKARKAGLGLNINQLESHFLAGGNVDRVVNALIAAERANIMLVFERAAAIDLAGRDVLLAVQMSVNPRVIETPIVAAVAKDGIEVKVKARVTVRANIERLVGGAGEETIIARVGEGIVTTVGSSGSHKDVLENPDMISRTVLGKGLDAGTAFEILSIDIADVDVGKNIGAHLQTEQAEADKRIAQAKAEERRAMAVAQEQEMKAKVVEMKAKVVESESQVPLAMAEALKSGKLGVMDYMNLRNIESDTQMRSNLGKISDPGTDREE, via the coding sequence ATGGAATTGGATCCGATGGTTTCTATATTGTTGATTGTAGTGGTTGCTGTGGTGGTGCTGTCTATTTTTCTGAGCTTTTTCCCGATTATGCTTTGGATTTCCGCGTTGGCGTCCGGTGTACCGGTTGGCATTATAACTTTGGTTGCCATGAGACTGCGCCGAGTAGTGCCGAGTCGGATTGTAAATCCTTTGATTAAGGCGCGCAAAGCGGGTTTAGGTCTTAACATTAACCAATTGGAGAGCCATTTCCTGGCGGGTGGTAATGTAGACCGGGTTGTTAACGCGCTGATTGCCGCTGAACGCGCCAATATAATGTTGGTGTTTGAGCGGGCGGCTGCGATTGACCTGGCGGGTCGTGATGTGCTGCTTGCCGTGCAAATGAGCGTTAATCCGCGTGTCATTGAAACGCCGATCGTAGCCGCTGTAGCTAAAGACGGTATTGAGGTCAAGGTTAAAGCAAGGGTAACCGTTCGAGCGAACATCGAGCGTCTGGTCGGCGGCGCCGGCGAAGAGACGATCATTGCCCGTGTCGGAGAAGGCATTGTAACAACAGTCGGTTCCAGCGGCTCCCACAAGGATGTTCTGGAGAATCCGGACATGATCTCTCGCACGGTCTTGGGCAAAGGTTTGGATGCAGGCACTGCCTTTGAAATTCTGTCGATTGATATCGCGGATGTGGATGTAGGCAAGAATATCGGCGCGCACCTCCAGACAGAGCAAGCCGAGGCGGATAAGCGCATTGCCCAAGCCAAAGCTGAAGAACGCCGTGCGATGGCGGTGGCGCAGGAGCAAGAGATGAAAGCTAAAGTAGTCGAGATGAAGGCGAAGGTTGTGGAATCCGAGTCCCAGGTCCCGTTAGCGATGGCGGAAGCGTTGAAGAGCGGAAAGCTTGGCGTTATGGACTATATGAACTTGCGTAACATTGAATCGGATACCCAAATGAGATCGAACCTGGGAAAAATATCAGATCCTGGAACAGACCGTGAGGAATAG
- the yqfC gene encoding sporulation protein YqfC: MRRINRRLRKFTANMLDLPQDVIFDLPRITLIGNMQLYIENHRGVSEFSGDMLRLSLSKGAMEIYGKNLVIRAILTEEMFVEGEVFGLKYLP; encoded by the coding sequence ATGCGCCGCATAAATCGCAGGCTGCGTAAGTTTACCGCTAATATGCTGGATCTTCCACAGGACGTCATCTTCGACCTGCCGAGGATTACGCTGATCGGCAATATGCAGCTTTACATTGAGAACCACCGCGGCGTCAGCGAGTTTTCCGGCGATATGCTGCGATTGAGTTTAAGTAAAGGCGCGATGGAGATTTACGGTAAAAATTTGGTGATCCGCGCCATTTTGACAGAAGAAATGTTTGTTGAAGGTGAAGTGTTCGGGTTGAAGTATTTGCCTTGA